In Microbacterium esteraromaticum, the following proteins share a genomic window:
- a CDS encoding MFS transporter, which yields MTAAIRGLALGSLAGIVGFLAFVEFTSGVLQGYYTPMLTDIARHLGIHDADVNWLEGAQLMLSALVVPAFAKLGDMVGHRRMLLIATALTAGAALVLPFTDSFLVFLVGWALMGFYVVWLPLEIALIWSRTRPRNERAIVVARAAGLLVAALEGGAIIGALAGGALVDRLPLQVVLLIPAVMIIACFFVILFGVEESPELTGGRLDVVGLSLIAIALLAFTGGLGLLRLPGGVTSWWSWAVLVLGIALIVPFVRWELRHDDPVIEVRMFRSPALRPVFVTAALFGVSMLGAQAPLATFARTDPVANGYGLGTTGFTTSVIIGIYLVGMITGALTYPVVARRLSPRVALIAACVFIGIGFLLFLPLHSAYLQVVVNMTVVGIGSGALIAALPVAAASAARSTQTGVATGLNNTSKTLGGAIASCIFGIALLNGVTVGGSGSTAGSLTGYMTVWIVCGVTALAAALVLFFVPKHTFTDPAAVREPAG from the coding sequence ATCGTCGGATTTCTCGCGTTCGTCGAGTTCACCAGCGGCGTGCTGCAGGGCTACTACACGCCCATGCTCACCGATATCGCGCGTCATCTGGGCATTCATGACGCCGACGTGAACTGGCTCGAGGGCGCGCAGCTGATGCTGTCGGCGCTGGTCGTACCGGCCTTCGCGAAGCTCGGCGACATGGTCGGGCACAGGCGCATGCTGCTGATCGCGACGGCCCTCACGGCGGGGGCTGCGCTGGTTCTGCCCTTCACCGACTCGTTCCTCGTGTTCCTCGTCGGGTGGGCACTGATGGGCTTCTACGTGGTGTGGCTGCCGCTCGAGATCGCGTTGATCTGGTCTCGCACGAGGCCCCGGAATGAGCGTGCGATCGTCGTGGCCCGCGCCGCCGGGCTGCTGGTGGCGGCGCTCGAGGGCGGAGCGATCATCGGAGCGCTTGCCGGCGGTGCGCTGGTCGACCGGCTGCCGCTGCAGGTCGTGCTCCTGATCCCCGCAGTGATGATCATCGCCTGCTTCTTCGTGATCCTGTTCGGGGTCGAGGAGTCGCCGGAGCTCACCGGCGGGCGCCTCGACGTCGTCGGGCTGTCTCTGATCGCGATCGCGCTGCTCGCATTCACCGGCGGACTCGGACTGCTGCGTCTGCCCGGCGGGGTGACGAGCTGGTGGTCATGGGCGGTGCTGGTGCTCGGCATCGCGCTGATCGTCCCCTTCGTCCGCTGGGAGCTGCGCCATGACGACCCCGTGATCGAGGTGCGGATGTTCCGTTCACCGGCGCTTCGACCGGTCTTCGTCACCGCCGCTCTGTTCGGGGTCAGCATGCTCGGGGCGCAGGCGCCGCTCGCCACCTTCGCCCGCACCGATCCCGTCGCGAACGGCTACGGACTGGGGACGACCGGATTCACGACGTCGGTGATCATCGGCATCTATCTCGTGGGCATGATCACCGGCGCGCTCACGTACCCGGTGGTGGCCCGCCGCCTGTCGCCGCGGGTGGCGCTGATCGCCGCGTGCGTCTTCATCGGCATCGGCTTCCTGCTGTTCCTGCCGCTGCACTCCGCGTACCTGCAGGTCGTCGTCAACATGACTGTCGTGGGCATCGGATCGGGCGCGCTCATCGCGGCGCTGCCTGTGGCCGCGGCATCCGCTGCACGCTCGACGCAGACCGGGGTCGCGACGGGACTGAACAACACGTCGAAGACTCTCGGGGGCGCGATTGCGTCGTGCATCTTCGGCATTGCGCTGCTGAACGGTGTGACGGTAGGCGGTTCGGGCTCGACGGCCGGATCGCTGACGGGGTACATGACCGTGTGGATCGTGTGCGGCGTGACCGCACTGGCCGCAGCGCTGGTGCTGTTCTTCGTACCGAAGCACACCTTCACCGACCCGGCGGCTGTTCGGGAGCCCGCGGGCTGA
- a CDS encoding TetR/AcrR family transcriptional regulator, with protein sequence MPKIVDHAERRALIIDALFRVIVRDGVGGVSLRQVAAEAQVTAGMVQHYFTSKDDLMAFAMTSASARYEQRIGTSVAALGDSPSPGAVVRAVLANFISQSQDELHDGRIGLQFQAYAATRDDLSRSLQQGDAQLRTWLADLIAKATEVDEATASIRAVGLLATAEGLGLTVLSAGLTAPEALAALDAQLSANGIR encoded by the coding sequence ATGCCGAAGATCGTCGACCATGCCGAGCGACGCGCGCTCATCATCGATGCCCTGTTCCGCGTGATCGTCCGCGACGGCGTCGGCGGCGTGAGTCTGCGGCAGGTCGCCGCCGAAGCGCAGGTCACCGCCGGGATGGTGCAGCACTACTTCACCTCGAAGGACGACCTCATGGCGTTCGCCATGACATCAGCCAGCGCCCGCTACGAGCAGCGGATAGGGACATCAGTCGCCGCACTCGGAGACTCGCCCTCACCGGGCGCCGTCGTGCGCGCGGTGCTCGCCAACTTCATTTCGCAGAGCCAGGACGAACTGCACGACGGCAGGATCGGCCTGCAGTTCCAGGCGTACGCGGCCACCCGCGACGACCTCTCGCGCTCGCTGCAGCAGGGCGATGCGCAGTTGCGGACCTGGCTCGCAGACCTGATCGCGAAGGCGACAGAGGTCGATGAGGCGACAGCATCGATCCGCGCGGTCGGCCTGCTCGCGACCGCCGAGGGGCTCGGCCTCACCGTGCTGAGTGCGGGTCTGACCGCGCCCGAGGCCCTCGCCGCGCTCGATGCACAGCTCAGCGCGAACGGCATCCGCTGA
- a CDS encoding VOC family protein, producing the protein MATFDHLGITVDDVSSASAQFHPVLEALGYTRAHNADDHAYWVLEGEPEILLYTAREKGTGPHVHGRVGLQHLAFAVDSREEVDRIHAIAMSAGWNEVRAPKDYPRFSDRYYASFVEDANGIRLEIMHNPPRQA; encoded by the coding sequence ATGGCGACTTTCGATCACCTCGGCATCACCGTCGACGACGTGTCCTCGGCATCCGCGCAGTTCCATCCGGTCCTCGAGGCGCTGGGCTACACCAGGGCCCACAATGCCGACGATCACGCGTACTGGGTGCTCGAGGGCGAGCCAGAGATCCTGCTGTACACGGCACGGGAGAAGGGCACGGGACCTCACGTGCACGGCCGCGTCGGCTTGCAGCACCTCGCCTTCGCGGTCGACTCGCGTGAAGAGGTCGACCGCATCCACGCGATCGCGATGAGCGCGGGTTGGAACGAGGTGCGCGCGCCGAAGGACTACCCGCGCTTCAGCGACAGGTACTACGCGAGCTTCGTCGAGGACGCCAACGGCATCCGGCTCGAGATCATGCACAACCCGCCGCGTCAGGCCTGA
- a CDS encoding VOC family protein, which yields MPLLNPYISFRDNAREALEHYHEVLGGDLQIMTFGSMPEMGYEPNESELVMHGQLTTEDGMVLMASDTPSSMEFQAPRGLSISVGGSEAERLRAIWDGLLDGGTATIPLAPAPWGGDFGMLVDRFGVAWMVSIDASS from the coding sequence ATGCCCCTTCTGAACCCGTACATCTCCTTTCGGGACAACGCCCGCGAGGCGCTGGAGCACTATCACGAGGTGCTCGGCGGCGACCTGCAGATCATGACCTTCGGGTCGATGCCCGAGATGGGCTACGAGCCGAACGAGAGCGAGCTCGTCATGCACGGCCAGCTCACCACCGAAGACGGAATGGTGCTGATGGCATCGGACACGCCGTCGAGCATGGAGTTCCAGGCGCCTCGCGGCCTCTCGATCTCGGTCGGCGGCAGCGAGGCCGAGCGGCTGCGCGCGATCTGGGACGGACTGCTCGACGGCGGTACGGCCACCATTCCGCTGGCTCCGGCTCCGTGGGGCGGAGACTTCGGAATGCTCGTCGACCGCTTCGGCGTGGCCTGGATGGTGTCGATCGACGCCTCGTCCTGA
- a CDS encoding alpha/beta fold hydrolase yields the protein MVLAEADRFDAHPTTPSGTGVLLLAGSSGRIETERAGLLAAHGARVLAMRWFGGEGQRPVPHEVPVELFVEHLEELRQECDRVVVFGTSFGAEAALLTATVSPVDGVIAVAPTSVVWAGAHEGAWSSHWTLAGEPVPFTPFDPDWLPDADPPAYRGLYASSLTRFAERATVARIAVERIEGEVLLIVGGDDQVWPSDAFAKAIVAARRSAGLVTTVIGHPDAGHRLLLPGEEAASGGVRMARGGSAAADAELGRRAWPEILRVVGSN from the coding sequence ATGGTGCTCGCCGAGGCCGACCGGTTCGATGCGCACCCGACGACGCCGAGCGGCACAGGGGTTCTGCTGCTGGCGGGCTCCAGCGGACGGATCGAGACCGAGCGGGCCGGGCTGCTCGCGGCGCACGGCGCACGCGTGCTGGCGATGCGCTGGTTCGGCGGCGAGGGTCAGCGGCCGGTACCGCATGAGGTTCCTGTCGAGTTGTTCGTCGAGCATCTCGAAGAATTGCGCCAGGAGTGCGATCGGGTGGTCGTGTTCGGCACGTCGTTCGGCGCCGAGGCGGCGCTGCTGACGGCGACTGTCAGTCCTGTCGACGGGGTGATCGCGGTCGCTCCGACATCCGTCGTGTGGGCCGGCGCGCACGAGGGCGCATGGTCGTCGCACTGGACGCTCGCGGGCGAGCCGGTGCCGTTCACGCCGTTCGACCCGGACTGGCTTCCGGATGCCGATCCGCCCGCGTATCGCGGGCTCTACGCCTCGAGCCTCACCCGCTTCGCGGAACGCGCGACCGTGGCCCGCATCGCTGTCGAGCGCATCGAGGGCGAGGTGCTGCTGATCGTCGGCGGCGACGATCAGGTCTGGCCGTCGGACGCCTTCGCGAAGGCGATCGTCGCGGCGCGGCGGTCAGCAGGACTGGTCACGACGGTGATCGGGCATCCGGATGCCGGGCATCGCCTGCTGCTGCCCGGTGAGGAGGCGGCGAGCGGCGGCGTGCGCATGGCGCGCGGCGGATCGGCGGCTGCTGATGCCGAGCTGGGCAGACGGGCGTGGCCTGAGATCCTGCGGGTCGTCGGCTCGAACTGA
- a CDS encoding VOC family protein, which produces MALLDHLGISVLDIERARQQFHPVLTALGYSVGVEAEHGISWHNGDETEFIVFQIRDDADAVPHRHGEAGWQHLAFAVGSRDEVDELHRVAMDAGWTAVREPKIYTRFSDRYYASFVEDESGIRLEFVHNPPREA; this is translated from the coding sequence ATGGCGCTTCTCGACCACCTCGGCATATCCGTTCTCGACATCGAGCGAGCACGACAGCAGTTCCATCCGGTGCTGACCGCGCTCGGATACTCGGTCGGCGTCGAGGCCGAGCACGGCATCTCGTGGCACAACGGCGACGAGACCGAGTTCATCGTCTTTCAGATCCGCGACGACGCCGACGCCGTGCCGCACCGACACGGCGAGGCCGGCTGGCAGCATCTCGCGTTCGCTGTCGGCTCGCGTGACGAGGTCGATGAGCTGCACCGCGTGGCGATGGATGCCGGGTGGACGGCCGTGCGCGAGCCCAAGATCTACACGCGATTCAGCGACCGGTACTACGCGTCTTTCGTCGAGGATGAGAGCGGCATCCGGCTCGAGTTCGTGCACAACCCGCCGCGTGAGGCGTGA
- a CDS encoding siderophore-interacting protein, which yields MSDVKSGFSIERQGLDLRFRAATLESREWLAPNYVRVRLAGAELAGFASLGADDHMRLFFAAGPTSSVDELRASPSREYTPLAWGENWLDVEFAVHGDEGVGAPWAASAPLGSFVGVGGPRGSAVLTGEPGSWLLVGDETAIPAIRRFAAMIPSGTPARIVIEVASESDQVAVDAPVAVEWLHRGDAPAGSALIAFIEELGEADAVSEDPFVFIAAEQSIVRPGRALLTRWGVDVANAVVKGYWKRGTAEYHAPH from the coding sequence ATGAGCGATGTGAAATCCGGTTTCTCGATCGAACGACAGGGCCTCGATCTGCGCTTCCGCGCGGCGACCCTGGAATCGCGTGAGTGGCTCGCGCCGAATTACGTGCGTGTGCGCCTTGCCGGCGCCGAGCTCGCGGGGTTCGCATCTCTCGGCGCAGACGACCACATGCGCCTGTTCTTCGCGGCCGGCCCCACCTCGTCGGTCGACGAGCTTCGCGCCTCGCCCAGCCGCGAGTACACCCCGCTCGCGTGGGGAGAGAACTGGCTCGATGTCGAGTTCGCCGTGCACGGCGATGAGGGCGTGGGCGCTCCGTGGGCGGCGTCCGCTCCCCTCGGCTCGTTCGTCGGCGTGGGCGGCCCGCGCGGGTCGGCGGTGCTGACGGGTGAGCCGGGATCGTGGCTGCTCGTGGGTGACGAGACCGCGATCCCGGCGATTCGCCGCTTCGCGGCGATGATCCCTTCGGGGACGCCCGCGAGGATCGTGATCGAGGTCGCGTCCGAGTCCGATCAGGTGGCTGTGGACGCTCCTGTCGCCGTCGAGTGGCTGCACCGTGGCGACGCCCCGGCCGGATCTGCGCTGATCGCGTTCATCGAGGAGCTGGGCGAGGCGGATGCCGTGAGCGAAGACCCCTTCGTGTTCATCGCCGCCGAGCAGTCGATCGTCAGACCAGGTCGTGCGCTGCTCACCCGCTGGGGAGTCGACGTGGCGAACGCCGTCGTGAAGGGCTACTGGAAGCGCGGGACCGCGGAGTACCACGCACCGCACTGA